A segment of the Verrucomicrobiia bacterium genome:
AAAGACATCGTCCTCAGCGTCAATCACATGCTGGAATCCATGGGCGCGCCGTCCATGGCCGACCGGGACGTCGAGCGCTGCGTGGGCTTCGGGCTGCGCGAGCTGGTGCGCCGCACCTTGAAGACCGACGATTCCAAGGCCCTCGAAAGAGGCGCGAAAATTTTTCGCGCCCATTACGAGGAACACATGATGGACCACACGCGCCTGTATCCGGGCGCGAAAGACGTCCTCGAATTTTTCAAAGGCCGCAGGCAGGCTGTCCTCACGAACAAGCCCAATCCTTTTTCCGAAAACATGCTGGCGCAGCTTGGGACCGCGTCTTATTTTTGCGCGGTTCTGACAGGCGATCCGGGAAAGCCCAAGAAGCCCGATCCCACGGCCTTTCTGGAACTGCTCGACAGGGAAAGGGTTCCGCCGTCCGCGGCGCTTTTTGTCGGGGACAGCGGCATCGACTTCGAAACCGGCCGCCGGGCCGGCGTGGAAACCGTGATTATCACGCATGGATTTGTGCCGGAAAATGAGTTAAAATCCCTCACTCCCGACCACCTCGTCCAAAGCTTCGAAGCGCTGCTCGATCTGGCCCGGAAAAAAAGCTGGTAAAGGAACTCTTACATCTATGGAAACAATCGAATCCGCTGAAATCAAAACGCCCGCCGGCCTGAACCCGTGCATTCAGGAAGGCGATCTCGTCCTGCTGTGGTTCGAAAGAAAAGAAGTCAGCTACATGGTGGAAGTGCAGCGCGGCAAGCGCGTGAGCGTCCACGTCGGGAAGCCGCTGCTCGCCGACGACTGGATCGGCCGCGAGTTCGGCAGCAAAGTCGCCTGCGATCATGGCGAAGGCTATCTTCTCCGGCCTACGATGATGGACCTCATGATGAAGGCTTCGCGCGAAAGCGGCATCATTTACCCGAAGGACGCAGCGTATCTCATGCTGCGTGCCGGCATCAAGAGCGGAAGCAAGGTCCTGGAAATCGGCACGGGCTCCGGCTCGCTGACCATGGCACTCGCGCAGCAGGTGGCGCCGAACGGGAGCGTCTGGAGCTACGACCGGCGCACCGACCTTCCCAAGAATGCGTACAAGAACGTGATGCGCGCGGGCCTTTCGGCGAACGTGGTGTTCTGCCAGCGCGAAGCGGCCGAGCCTTTCTCCGAAACCGGTTTCGACGTCGTCACGCTCGACATCCCGCAGCCGTGGGATGAAGTCGCGGTCGTGAAAGCCGCCCTCAAAAACGGGGGGCATGTGGTCAGCCTGAACCCGACCTTCAACCAGGTGGAAAAAATGGCCGAAGCCCTGCGCAGGGAAGGCTTTCTGTGGGTCGATTGCGTGGAGCTCCTTGAGCGTCCCATCCTGGCCCGGGAGGGGAAAACCCGGCCGGTCCAGAGGATGGTCTCCCACACCGAGTTCCTTGTTTTCGGCATCAAAGCGGGCTGATCAGGGATAGTCTCCTGTTGCTTTTCCCAGGGGCCTTTGATAGACTTTCGTCGTCTCGAAAGATCAAGGCATTATATTTTCACGCCTCACGCATCACAAAAGGAGATCGATCATGAAGAAAGTTTTTCAATTGAGTTTCGTCGCGGTGCTTCTCGGCTTGGGTGCTTTTTCCTCCGGCTGCGCCTCGAAGTCGAGCACGAACCGCCAGATCAACGCTCTCCAGGCCCAGATCGGCGTGTTGACCGATGAAGTGGTCCGCCTGGACGAACAGCTCCAGACGAGCCGCGGCATGGCGCAGGAATCGGCAAATGGGGGCGGTGAAGGCGCCGTTGGCGGCACTTATCGCACGCCTTCCGGTTTCGAGCTTCCTTCGCTCAAAATCCAGCAGGCCCTCAAAGGCGCCGGCTATTACCAGGGCACGGTCGACGGTAAGATCGGGCCGGGCACGCGCAAAGCCATCAAGGCCTTCCAGAAAGACAATGGTCTCACGGCGGACGGTGTTGTCGGCCGCACGACCTGGAACAAGCTGAAGGTCTACGCCAGCGACGTAAAGTAATTTCGGTTCTTAAAAAATCCGTCCCTTCTCACGGGGGGACGGATTTTTTTTCTCCCCAAACGGCGCACAGCAGTGCTAATGCGCCGTTGTATCGTGCGTGCCGCATGTTAGACTTATCCTGCGGGACGGATAAAGAGACTCTAAGGAGCGGCCATGCAGAAAATCGACTTCGACGGCCTCCACGGCGTATCCGCCGGCAAGCATCTTTATCAATTCTACAAAAACACCGAAGACTACCTTCGCATCCTCACCGCTTACTTTGCTGCGGGGCTTGAAAAAGGCGACGCCTGCCTGTGGCTGGCTTCGGAAAAGACGGGGCTGGAAAAAGTCCGCGAGGCCGCAGAGCAGATGATTCCGAACGCGGCGCGCCACCTGGCCGCAGGGCGCCTGGAGATCCGTTCCGCCGAGAGCTGGTATCTGACGAAAGGCCGTTTCGACGAAGCCCGCGCGGCCGACAACGCGCGCGTCTATATCGCGGAGAAACGCGAAGCCGGCTTCAAGACCTTCCGCGGCGCGGGCGACATGGCCGCGATTCCTCACCAGGATTGGAACAGCGTCTGGCCTTACGAAAAAAAGATCGACGCTTTCGTCAAAGGCAATCTCATCACCGGCCTGTGCGCTTACCCCATCCTCGAATGCGCCATTTCCGACACGCGCAAAGTGCTCGAGCTGCACGACGGCGTGCTGGTCGGGAAACTTTGAGCGCTCCGCGTATTTGATGTTTCATTCGCCGCGGCGTCCCTGATACAATGCCCACCATGCTTTCCTTCTTCGCGTATCCTTTTCTATTTCTGGCCGTCTCCCTCTGGCCGTTTTCTTCGGCGCCCAAGCCGGAAATCAAAAAATCCTCGATGGTCATTCCCGCGGACCTCTCACAAATCAGCCATATCCGCATCCTGGTCGTGGAAAACGCGTCTTCGGTGAAAGTGAACACCGTGAGCCCTTATCAGGTCTGGGACGGCGAAGGCCATAAGCTTTTTTCCGGAACGAAGATTGTCGCCACGACGCTGCGTCCCGCGGCGCGCGGCATTCAGATGGGCAAGCAAATCCTTCCCGCGCACACGGTGCGCATCGAACTGACAGGCGGAGGGGAGATCTCAGTCGGCGACGGCCGGTACGCGCATGCGATTTCCGTCGTCCGGAATCCGGACGGCAAACTCGACGTCATCAACGAAGCGCCGGTCGAAGAATACCTGAAAGGCGTGCTCCCGAAAGAGGTCAGCGCCCGCTGGCCGCCCGAGACTTTGAAGGCCCAGGCCGTTGCCGCGCGGACCTACGCGCTCTTCAAGGCGATCGAAAATAAGGACGAGCCTTACGACGTGGAAGCCGACGTCAAAAGCCAGGTGTACGGCGGACGGCACTCCGAGCATCCGATCACAAACCAGGCCGTGGAAGACACGCGGGGCGAGGTGATGACCTACCAGGGCAAACTCTTTCCCGGTTTTTTCCATTCCACGTGCGGCGGACACACGACACGCGCGGATGCGGTCTGGCCCATCGAAAAGCATCCCGTCCTGATGGGCGTGGCCTGCCGGTTCTGCCAGGGATCCAAACATTACCGCTGGAGCCAGAAATTCACGACGGCCGAAATTGATGCGGCGCTCAAAAAAATGGGATTCGCGATTTCCGGTCTGATGAACGTCGCGGCCGTGGATTTCGACACCTCAGGACGCGCGGACAATTTCCTCATCAAATACCGTTTTGGCCAGCGTAAGATTTCCGCGGTGGACTTCCGCATGTTCATGGGATCGTACAAATTCAAAAGCACGATAATCAAATCGATCGAACCCGTCGAAGGCGGCTTCGTGTTTAAGGGCCGGGGCTGGGGCCACGGCGTGGGCCTGTGCCAGTATGGCTCCAAGCAGCTGGCCGACCTGGGCTATACGTATAAGCAAATCCTGGACTACTATTATCCCGGACAGGTCCTGAAGCATCTGGACCTCTGATCCGCCTCAAAAACCCGCCTAAAATAGAAATAGACCGGATTTTCGATTTCTCCTATCATAATGGGCTACTTTTGATAGTCCGGTCCCCAACCGATGCCTGCACTTATGGTGGTGCGCCCGCACCCGCGCTGGTTGCGCGGGTACGGTCCCGTCTCGGGCCAAAGAAGCCCTCGCGGGAAAGCGCAAACCTCGGATTGAAATCTTATTGTAGTTTGCGCCCGTAGCTCAATTGGATAGAGCGTCAGCCTCCGGAGCTGAAGGTTCCGCGTTCGACCCGCGGCGGGCGCGCCATTGTATATTGCTTTGCAAGAGAGCCGCGGCCTTTTGCGGATTTTTAGAGACCCAAAACTATGGAACCCACTTCAAAACCCAATTCCACCGTATCCGCCAAAGTAACGCGAATTTTCAACATCGCCCTCATGGTGGTGATTGCCGCTATCCTTTTGTCCTCCGCCGTCTGGATCAGCCGCTGGCTCGAAGAAGCGCGCATCCTGAGCAAAATCGTGGAGCGGCTTTCCGCGGATTCGCGCATCGCGGAAGTGCTCGTCACCAAAAGCGAATACGACGAGCTGGCCCAGAAGGTGGAGACCACGATCAAATTCCTGGAATACGACGCGGCCGGGAACCCGCTGCCCGCCAAGTATTTCACGTTCCGCGGCAACGTCATCCAGTTCCAGTCGCTGGTCGTCCGTTTCGAAGACAAGTGGGTGAAAAAAGGCGACAAGCTCCGGGGGCGCAGCGCGTATCTTTTTCTCAAGGCTTTTGTCCTGAACGGCCCCGAGACGCAGGAATTCGAGATCACGCCCGCGCGCGAAATTCCCGCGGGCTACAAAGTGCCGCAGGTGAATTCCGAATTCGAGAACAAGCTGTGGGAGAATTTCTGGGACTACGCTCTGAACCCGAACGCCCGCAAGGCCGAGGGCATCAAGAACGTCCAAATCGAGGCGCCCGGCTCCATCTTCGTGCCGGGCACGATTTACACGCTGCGCATCGAGCATGACGGAGGCATCCGGATCGATTCGCAGCCCCTCCCCGAGATCGTCAAAGGAGAACATCTCTAACCATGCCCGTAACCCTTGCAGAGCATTCCCCGGCAGGGGAGACGGACCGCCGCCTTTCGAGTTATGATTACGACCTTCCGCCGGAACTCATTGCCGCGCATCCTCCGGAAAAGAGGACCTCCGCGCGCCTGATGAAAATTGGGCGGGAGACGGGCGCCGTGGAGCACCGCCGCTTCGGCAATGTCGCGGATTTTTTGAAAGCCGGCGACGTGCTCGTCCTGAACGATACGAAAGTGATTCCCGCGCGGCTCCTGGGGCGGAGGCCCACGGGCGGGAAAGTCCAGGCGCTGCTTTTGAAAGAGACGGGGCCGGACCGCTGGGAAGCGCTGCTCAAGCCCTCGGGCCGCATCGCAAAAGGCCAGGTGCTCGCGTTCGAAGGAAAAGGCGTGACGCTGGAAGCGCGCGTCGATGACGAGCCCGCGGAACACGGCGTGCGCACGCTTGTTTTTCCGGATCCGGATTTCCGCAAAAAGCTCGAAATCGTCGGACACATGCCGCTGCCTCCTTATATTGAAAGAGAAGACACCGACCAGGACCGCGAAGATTATCAAACAGTTTTCGCGCGCGCGGAAGGCGCGGTGGCCGCGCCCACGGCCGGCTTGCATTTCGACAAGCCGCTCCTGGAAACGCTGCGCCAAAAAGGCGTGGAGATCGTTTTCATCACGCTGCATACCGGCTACGGCACGTTCCAGCCGGTTTACGAGGAAGACGTCACGCAGCACGAGATGTTCGAAGAGTTTTATTCGATCGACGCCGCCGCCGCGGAAAAAATCAACGCGGCCAAGCGCGAAAAGCGGCGCGTCATCGCCTGCGGCACCACGACCGTACGCGCGCTGGAATCCGCGGCGCGGGAAGGCTCGCTTCAAGCCGGGCAGGGGCTCACGCGGATTTTTATTTATCCGCCGTATGCGTTCCGGGTGATGGACGGGCTCATCACCAATTTTCATCTGCCGAAAAGCACGCTGCTCATGCTGGTGGCCTCGTTCCTCGGCCGCGAAAAAATGATGGCGGCTTATCATGAAGCGGTGCGGGAAAAATACGCCTTTTACAGTTACGGCGACGCCATGGTGATCTTATGATCGAAGAAGGCAAATTGAAACTCGCGGAACCCGGCTTTGGCTACGAGCTCGAGACCCGCAGCCCCGAAGGCCACGCGCGCGCGGGCCGGGTGCGCACGCCGCACGGAGAGTTCGAGACGCCGGTCTTCATGCCCGTCGGCACCCAGGCCACGGTCAAAGGGCTCCTTCCCCGGGACATCGAGGACACGGGCGCCCAGATCATCCTCTCGAATGCCTACCACCTTTACATACGTCCGGGAATCGATATAATCAAAAAACTCGGCGGCCTGCACCGTTTCATGGGCTGGAACCGCCCGATCCTGACCGACAGCGGCGGCTACCAGGTTTTTTCGCTGAGCCGGCTGCGCCAGATCGCCGAGGAAGGTGTCCGGTTCCATTCGCATTTCGACGGACGCGAGATTTTTCTGACGCCTGAGAGCGTCATGGAAATCCAGGAAGCGCTCGGCAGCGACATTGCCATGATCTTCGACGAATGCCCCCCGCCGACGCGCGACAAGGAACGGGTGAAGAAGGCCTGCGGCATCACGTACCGGTGGGCGCAGCGGGCGAAGAAAAGGCACCGCCTTCCGGGCCAGGCGCTTTTCGGCATCGTGCAGGGCGGGATTTTTCCGGACCTGCGCCGCGAGAGCTTGGACCAGATGCTGGAAATCGGTTTTGACGGCTATGCGCTCGGCGGCCTTTGCGTGGGCGAAAGCAAGGAAGACACGCGGCGCGTCCTGCAGGAAATCGTGCCGCGCATGCCCGAAGACAAGCCGCGGTACATGATGGGCGTGGGCACGCCGATCGATTTTCTGGAAGCCGTGGACGCGGGCGCGGACATGTTCGACTGCGTGAATCCCACGCGCTACGGGCGCAACGGCACTGCGTTTACGGCGACGGGGCTGTGTGTCGTGCGCAACGGCAAATATAATGAAGACCCGGATCCGATCGAAGAGGGCTGCGCGTGCTACGCCTGCCGCCATTTTTCGAAAGGGTATCTCCGGCATTTGTTCAACGCGGAGGAAATGCTGGGGCCCCAGCTTGTTTCCATCCACAACGTCCATTTTTTCGTCACGTTTCTGAAAAAAATACGCGAGGCCATCCTCGCCGGCACCTTCCGGTCGTTTCAGAAAAATTTTCTGAATAATTTCGACCCTGAGTGCCGATAAATAGAAGCCATAAGCCTCTGCCGAGGCCCAAATCACGGAGCAGACCATGTTTGAACAGATCGCATACGCAGCCGAGACCGCAGCCCAGCCCGCGGGACAAGCCGCAAGCCCCATCGCCCTCTTTTTCCCGTTTTTCATCGTTTTCGGCATCATGTATTTTCTCGTGTGGCGTCCGCAGCAGAAGCAGCGCAAAGACACGGACAAAATGATCGAAGAGTTGAAGAAAGGCGACAAGATCATCACCGCCGGAGGCATCCTCGGCGTGGTGACCAGCATTCAGAAAGATTACGTGGTCATGAAAGTCGGCGACAACGACAGCACCAAAATGGAAGTTCTAAAGTCCGCGGTTACCGGACTCAGGGAATAAGGGGAATCTATGGGGAAATATTATAAATGGAAGGTCCTGCTCATCATTGTCGTGTCGGCGGTGTCGATCTGGCTTGCCTACCCGCCCAGTCAGAAGATCAACCTCGGCCTTGACCTCCAGGGCGGCATGCAGCTCCTGCTGCAGGTCGAACTCGACAAAGTGCCGCAGGAGGCGCGCAAGGATGCGACCGAACGCGTCACGGAAATTATCCGCAACCGTATCGACGAGCTCGGCGTTCGCGAACCGACCATCACCAAGCAGGGCAGCCAGTACGTGGTGGTCCAGCTTCCCGGCGTCACCGACCGCGAGCGCGCAAAACAGATCGTGGGTAAAACCGCGCACCTGGAATTCAAACTGGTCGAAGATGATCCGGACCTGAACAAGAAGGCCGACGAGGGCAATGTCCCGCAAGGCTATGAACTGCGGGAAGTCCAGGAAAACAACGGCGGCTCCAGCAACCTTCTCCTGAAATCCGACGCCTTGCTCACCGGCGATCATCTGACTAACGCCTGGGTGGGCTTCGGCCAGCTCGGCGAGGCAAACGTCCAGATCCAGTTCGACAAAGCAGGCGCGAAGCAATTCGACCAGGTCACGTTCCAGAATACGGGCAAACGCCTGGCCATCGTGCTGGACGAGAAGGTGCATTCGGCGCCCGTTATCCGCGACCGCATTCCGAATGGTCAGGCCGTGATTTCGGGCAATTTTACATCCGAAGAGGCAAACGACCTTTCGCTTGTTCTGCGTGCCGGCGCTTTGCCTGCGCCGGTCAAGATCATCGAAGAACGTACCGTCGGTCCGACTCTCGGCCAGGACTCAATTCAAAAAGGCGTGCGGGCCGGCCTTGTGGGCGCGCTGCTCGTCTTTATCTTCATGCCGCTGTATTACCTGATTGGGGGACTGATCGCGGATATCGGCCTGATCGTTTACTCGCTGATGATCCTGGGCTCGCTGGCTGCGTGCCATTCCTCGCTGACCCTTCCGGGTATTGCCGGCTTCATTTTGTCGATCGGCATGGCCGTTGACGCCAACATCCTGATTTCGGAAAGGATGCGCGAAGAAATGGAGCTGGGCAAGGGCGTGCGCGCCGCGATTTCCGCGGGCTACCACCGCGCGTTTGCCGCCATTCTGGACTCCAACATGACCACCTTCATCACGGCGGTCATCCTCTTTTTCATCGGCACCGGGCCGGTCAAAGGCTTTGCCGTCACGCTCGGCCTTGGTCAGATCGCGAGCATGTTCTCGTCGCTGACCGTCACTCGCGCGGTTTTCGATTTCCTGGCCTATCGCAATCCCAACATGAAGCTTCCCATGATGAAGCTGCTCGGCGTCACGGACATCCGCTTTTTGAAAGGCCGCTACCTGGCCTACGGGTTTTCGGTCCTCACGCTGGGGCTGGGCGTTTTCGCATTTACGTCACGGGGGCAGAGCAATTTCGGCGTGGAATTCACGGGAGGCACGCTCATCCAGATGAAATTCCAAAAAGCGATCGATGCCTCCGACCTGCGCGATGCCCTGGAGAAAAGCGGGGTCAGGGATCCTTCGCTGCAGCCTTACGGTAATCCGGACGACCATGAATTCGTCGTCAAGACCCGCGAGGCCGGCACGCAAAAAATCGAAGCGGCCATGAATTCGTTCGGCGACAATAAAGGCGAAATCATGCGGGTTGACGAAGTCGGTCCGACCGTCAGCGGTGACCTGAAGGTCAAGGCCCTGTGGGCGATTTTCTGGTCGTCGCTGGGCATTCTGGTCTACCTTGCCGTGCGCTTCGAGTGGAAATTCGCGACGGCCGCGGTCGTCGCGCTGCTGCACGACACGCTTTTTACGTTCGGCATGTACGTCATCAGCGGCCGCGAAATCAACCTCTCCACGGTGGCGGCGGTGCTGACGATCATGGGCTATTCGGTCAACGACACCATCATCACCTTTGACCGCGTGCGTGAAAACCTGAAAGCGGTCCGCAAAAAATCCTTTGCCGAAATCGTGGACCTCAGCATCAACCAGACGCTCGGCCGCACGATCCTGACCAGCTTGAACGTGCTGTTCGGCGCCCTGGCGCTGTTCCTCTTCGGCGGCGGCGGCATCAACGATTTCGCGTTCATCCTCTGCATCGGATTCTCCGTCGGCATTTACTCCACGGTGTTCGTGGCCTCGGCCCTTCTCGTGGACATGAAAGCGCGCAAATAGGCTCCAGGGGCGGGCCGCTCAAACGGTCCGCCCCTGTTTTTTGGTTCTTCCCTCCCGCATTTTGAGGTAAAATCCGTCCATGGATTTGCCTCTGGCTTCCGACCTTTCCTACAGTGCCCGTTTCCTCGAGCTCCTCAAACTCCGCGGCCTCAGCCGTCCCGAAGAGATCGAATCCTTTCTGAAGGCCGAACTGGACGCGCTTCTCGACCCCTTCGAGATGCGCGGCATGCGTGAGGCCTGCGACAGGATCCGCCGGGCCGCCGAAGCGGACGAAAAAATCTTCATTCATGGCGATTACGACGTGGACGGCGTGACCGGTGCCGCGATCGTGGCGCGCACGCTGGAGCTGCTGGGCCTGCGTCCGCGTGTTTTCCTGCCGCACCGCGCCGAAGACGGCTACGGCGTGAGCCTGCGCGCGATCCAGAATGCGGCGAAAGAAGGATTCAAAATCCTCATCACGGTCGACTGCGGCATCACGGCCCGCGAGCAAATCACCTTTGCCCGCGAAAACGGCATGGACGTCATCGTCATCGACCACCACAAGATTCCCGCCGAAGGCGTGCCGCCCGCGCACATGATCCTGAATCCCCTGCAATCCGATTGCGGCTATTCGTTCAAAGAACTTTCCGCCGCGGGCCTGGCCTTCAAATTGAGCCAGGCGCTTTTAGGAGAAAGGGCCTTTGCCTTTCTCGATCTTGCTGCCGTGTCCACGGTCTGCGACGTGGCGCCGCTCCGCCTGGAAAACCGCGTGATCGTAAAAAATGGGCTGAAACTTTTGTCGAGCCGGACGCACCTGGGATTTAAAGCCCTGGCCGAAGCCGCGAAGATGGGCCGGAAAGAAGTCGACGCCGGGCATATCGGTTTCGTGTTCGGGCCGCGCATCAATGCGGCAGGACGCATGAGCTCGCCGGAAATTTCGCTGCGCCTCCTCCTCACGGAAAGCGAAAAAGAGGCGAGAAGCCTGGCCGCGGCGCTCGAAGAGGAAAATAAGTGCCGGCAAAGGGAAGAGCGGCAGACGGTCAGGGAAGCGGTGAGCGACGTGGAACGCACCGTGAATTTCAGCCGCGACCGCGTGATCGTGGCCGCCAAGCGGGGCTGGCATCAGGGCGTCATCGGCATCGTGGCCGCGCGGCTTGTCGACAAATACCACCGGCCCGCGGTCGTCATCGCCATGGAAGAAAACGGCATCGGGAAGGGCTCCGGCCGCTCGATCAAACAGTTTAATCTTTATCAGGCGCTGGCCGAGTGCAAGGAGCTGTTCGAGGAATTTGGCGGGCATCCGCAGGCCGCGGGGCTTTCGATCAAGAACGAAAACGTGGACGCCTTCCGTAAGAAGATCAATGACTACGCGCGCGAAAGCACGGCCGCGGAAATTTTCATCCGCCAGATCGAAGCGGACATGGAACTGGTCTTCGGCGATTTGACGCCGGCCTTCCTGCGCGAGCTGGAGCTTCTGGAGCCGTACGGCATGGGAAATCCGCGTCCCGTTTTCATGACACGCGGCGCGGAAGTCAAAACCGCGCCCATGGGGCTGACACCCAGCCGCTTTCAGTTTTACGCAACCCACGGCAGTACGGTTTTCGAAGTTCAGGCTACCGAAATCGAAGAGTCACCGTCTTCAAGCCTCCTGCGCCGGCTGCAAAAGGGAAAAAACATCGAAATGGCTTATACCGTGAAGCGCAAGCTGTGGGACGGAGTCGAAAGAGTTATTCTGGAAGCGAAAGAGATCCGGCTGCTGGATGAAGGAGAGGGGAACGCTTAAGCGGCGGTTTTGGCCGCGGCAAGCTTCTGAAGAGCGGCTTTGCGATGACCCACGGCTTTTCTGACCTTGCCCGCCTGGAGGCAGGAGGCGCAGGCCCAAATGCTGCGGACCGTACCGTTCAAAAGAATCGCCTTCACCTTCTGGAGGTTGGGGAGAAAGCGGCGGCGCGTGATGCCGGTCGTCTTCTTACCGATACCGCCGGTCTTTTTGGCAAGACCGCGGCGGGCAATGGAACGGCCGACAATGGGTTTTTTATCGCAAACGAAACAGTGCTGCATAGGCCCAGCATTATAGCGGCAAGATCATCCTTGGCAAGCTGTTTTTTCTGTTATATACTCAACCCTCTCTACGAGGGGGCTTTATGAGAGATAAAGCGAAGGACGCCGCGGGTTTGAAAGCGGTGGAGTTTGAGTTTTTTGCTCCCGAAGCCAAGGAAGTTCGATTGGCGGGCGGTTTTAACCTCTGGAATCCTGAAGCGACCCCCCTCAAGAAGTCCAAGAACGGAAAGTGGAAGGCGACCTTGCATCTTGAGCCGGGCCGGTACGAATACCGGTTCTGGGTCGACGGGGACTGGCAAAACGACCAGCGTACCGTGGAATGCGTCCCCAACCCTTTCGGAACCTGGAATTGTGTTCTGACAGTTCAATAGCCGGGTTCCCAAATACCTAAACAACCATGAAAATCGTTTCCGTGGCGTCCGAAATGGCGCCGTACGCAAAAACTGGCGGCCTGGCCGATGTGGCGGGCTCACTCACGAAGGAACTCCGCTCGCTGGGGCACGAAGTCGCGGCCTTTCTGCCGCGCTACAAGAGCGTCCAGCTCGAGAAGTACAAATTCCAGCTCGTGATCGAGCGGCTGGAAATCGTGATCGGCAGCCAGCGCGAGACCTGCCGCGTTTTCCAGCGCGTGGACGACGGCGGCGTGACGGTCTACGTCATCGACCATCCCGAATATTTCCAGCGCGACAACCTCTACGGCACCGCGCTCGCCGACTATCCGGACAACGACACGCGCTTCACCTTTTTCCAGAAAGCCGTCCTCGA
Coding sequences within it:
- the rpmB gene encoding 50S ribosomal protein L28, encoding MQHCFVCDKKPIVGRSIARRGLAKKTGGIGKKTTGITRRRFLPNLQKVKAILLNGTVRSIWACASCLQAGKVRKAVGHRKAALQKLAAAKTAA
- a CDS encoding isoamylase early set domain-containing protein; the encoded protein is MRDKAKDAAGLKAVEFEFFAPEAKEVRLAGGFNLWNPEATPLKKSKNGKWKATLHLEPGRYEYRFWVDGDWQNDQRTVECVPNPFGTWNCVLTVQ
- the recJ gene encoding single-stranded-DNA-specific exonuclease RecJ; amino-acid sequence: MDLPLASDLSYSARFLELLKLRGLSRPEEIESFLKAELDALLDPFEMRGMREACDRIRRAAEADEKIFIHGDYDVDGVTGAAIVARTLELLGLRPRVFLPHRAEDGYGVSLRAIQNAAKEGFKILITVDCGITAREQITFARENGMDVIVIDHHKIPAEGVPPAHMILNPLQSDCGYSFKELSAAGLAFKLSQALLGERAFAFLDLAAVSTVCDVAPLRLENRVIVKNGLKLLSSRTHLGFKALAEAAKMGRKEVDAGHIGFVFGPRINAAGRMSSPEISLRLLLTESEKEARSLAAALEEENKCRQREERQTVREAVSDVERTVNFSRDRVIVAAKRGWHQGVIGIVAARLVDKYHRPAVVIAMEENGIGKGSGRSIKQFNLYQALAECKELFEEFGGHPQAAGLSIKNENVDAFRKKINDYARESTAAEIFIRQIEADMELVFGDLTPAFLRELELLEPYGMGNPRPVFMTRGAEVKTAPMGLTPSRFQFYATHGSTVFEVQATEIEESPSSSLLRRLQKGKNIEMAYTVKRKLWDGVERVILEAKEIRLLDEGEGNA